From the genome of Candidatus Dormiibacterota bacterium, one region includes:
- a CDS encoding alkaline phosphatase family protein, whose translation MASGSRRGIGFERRGILLLVALISLPFLQGAAYEKVVILGFDGADAALVERYMTEGRLPHLKALRDQGFYAPLRPTNPPQTPVSWATFTTGLNPGRTEIFDFLRRTEGTYLPEFAMIKAGRKPLLFGDRNAMILGSICAVLSAVLVFSAGLLLRRSARSAILVGLVAGAAGGPAAAFLSLRYLPKEVPTASNPRKGSPFWTATADAGFKVRVINVPTTFPAEEHKDEWMLSGLGVPDMRGRIGSPSLYTSDPSLSLRDNQFSVEIVHLGAKRGSLDTVIVGPLNQPFYDFVLDDAVRGLEGQARSAARADMEKRLQARGVPRRLDVPIHIEARDDHVSIEVAGASQTLRVGQWSEWFTAPIHVNPIVDRVAGLRGIIRFKLLSLSPELRLYASPLNFHPECQPVAFTGPRSFAQELVKEFGLFKTLGWPIDTWSLPSGLTDERHFLEDMEFTAAKQQQMMEHFLERGEDRLYVQVFDFTDRIGHMLWRLYDPGHPLYDARLAAEYGQEIPKSYERMDRIVGEAQKRIGPRTALIVCSDHGFASFRRGVNYNTWLVKNGFMTLRQVTSTGGKTLEDLFDKGELGEFFRYVDWSRTKAYAMGLGNIYINLMGREPQGSVVPGRDYDDVRAAIGRGLETLVDPETGEKPVLRVYRREEIYSGFDPRVVPDLRAANTAHYRIGWQTALGEVPPKIFEDNLKAWSGDHCSNDPSLVPGVLFSNVSLARGDPGIADIYPTVLSLLGVPPVEGIDGRSLLR comes from the coding sequence TTGGCTTCAGGATCCCGAAGGGGGATCGGTTTCGAAAGACGAGGAATCCTCCTCCTGGTAGCGCTGATCTCGCTGCCGTTCCTGCAGGGGGCGGCCTACGAAAAGGTGGTCATCCTCGGATTCGACGGCGCCGACGCCGCCCTGGTCGAGCGCTACATGACCGAGGGAAGGCTGCCCCATCTCAAGGCGCTGCGCGACCAGGGATTCTATGCGCCGCTGCGGCCCACGAACCCGCCGCAGACTCCGGTGTCCTGGGCGACGTTCACGACGGGACTGAATCCTGGACGGACCGAGATTTTCGATTTTCTCCGTCGCACGGAGGGCACGTACCTTCCTGAATTCGCCATGATCAAGGCCGGTCGGAAACCGCTCCTGTTCGGCGACCGCAACGCGATGATACTGGGATCGATCTGTGCCGTCCTGTCCGCGGTCCTCGTGTTCTCCGCCGGGCTCCTCCTGCGCCGAAGCGCGCGTTCGGCGATCCTCGTGGGGCTGGTCGCGGGTGCCGCAGGCGGCCCCGCAGCCGCGTTCCTCTCGCTCCGCTATCTGCCGAAGGAGGTTCCCACCGCGTCCAATCCCCGCAAGGGATCCCCCTTCTGGACCGCCACGGCGGACGCCGGGTTCAAGGTGAGAGTGATCAATGTTCCCACGACCTTCCCGGCGGAGGAGCACAAGGACGAGTGGATGCTCTCCGGCCTGGGAGTCCCCGACATGCGCGGCCGCATCGGATCGCCGTCGCTCTACACGTCCGATCCGTCGCTGTCGCTGCGCGACAACCAGTTCAGCGTCGAGATCGTGCATCTGGGCGCGAAGCGGGGATCCCTCGACACCGTCATCGTCGGGCCCTTGAATCAGCCGTTCTACGACTTCGTCCTGGACGACGCGGTCCGCGGCCTCGAGGGGCAGGCCCGTTCGGCGGCTCGCGCCGACATGGAGAAACGCCTGCAGGCGCGCGGCGTGCCGCGGCGTCTCGATGTCCCCATCCATATCGAGGCCCGCGACGACCACGTCAGCATCGAGGTGGCGGGCGCCAGCCAGACGCTGCGCGTCGGGCAATGGAGCGAATGGTTCACCGCTCCGATTCATGTGAATCCCATCGTCGATCGGGTGGCGGGGCTCCGCGGGATCATCCGGTTCAAGCTCCTGTCGTTGTCTCCGGAGCTGAGGCTCTACGCCTCGCCGCTGAATTTCCATCCGGAGTGCCAGCCGGTGGCGTTCACCGGGCCGCGGTCGTTCGCGCAGGAGCTGGTGAAGGAGTTCGGTCTCTTCAAAACGCTGGGCTGGCCGATCGACACCTGGTCCCTGCCCTCCGGCCTGACCGACGAGCGGCACTTCCTCGAGGACATGGAGTTCACGGCCGCGAAGCAGCAACAGATGATGGAGCACTTCCTGGAACGAGGGGAGGACCGCCTGTACGTGCAGGTTTTCGACTTCACCGATCGGATCGGCCACATGCTCTGGCGGCTGTACGATCCCGGGCACCCTCTGTACGACGCGCGCCTGGCGGCCGAGTACGGCCAGGAGATTCCCAAGTCCTACGAGAGGATGGATCGGATCGTCGGTGAGGCGCAGAAGCGGATCGGGCCCAGGACGGCGCTCATCGTCTGCTCCGATCACGGGTTCGCTTCGTTCCGTCGCGGTGTGAATTACAACACCTGGCTCGTCAAGAACGGCTTCATGACGCTCCGGCAGGTGACCTCGACCGGGGGCAAGACGCTGGAGGATCTGTTCGACAAGGGGGAGCTCGGCGAGTTCTTCCGGTACGTGGACTGGTCACGCACCAAGGCCTATGCCATGGGACTGGGCAACATCTACATCAACCTCATGGGCCGCGAGCCGCAGGGAAGCGTCGTTCCCGGGCGCGACTACGATGACGTGCGCGCGGCGATCGGTCGCGGGCTGGAGACGCTGGTGGACCCGGAGACGGGAGAGAAGCCCGTCCTGCGCGTCTATCGGCGGGAAGAGATCTACTCGGGTTTCGACCCGCGTGTCGTGCCCGATCTGCGCGCCGCCAACACGGCTCACTACCGGATCGGCTGGCAGACCGCCCTCGGAGAGGTCCCCCCGAAGATCTTCGAGGACAACCTGAAGGCCTGGAGCGGTGATCATTGTTCGAACGATCCATCGCTCGTTCCGGGGGTCCTGTTCAGCAACGTGAGCCTGGCTCGCGGCGACCCGGGGATCGCGGACATCTACCCCACGGTTCTGTCGCTCCTGGGCGTTCCGCCTGTCGAGGGAATCGATGGACGATCGCTCCTGCGCTGA